Proteins encoded by one window of Flavobacterium sp. N502540:
- a CDS encoding RagB/SusD family nutrient uptake outer membrane protein, translated as MKISFKYISYFFLFILGLNMTLTSCTDDLNVTPKDDDEFLSEAFYKDPASYKQVLAKLYAGLYVGGNDGDGDANVPGRNPDIAGLGGDFSSYLRLLFVTQEFPTDEAIIAWADGNLPSLNGQTWSADNEFLYGTFSRAFYHISVANEFLRQTTDDKLTARGVDANLKAQIAAFRAEARFLRAFSYYNLMDLFGNVPITTENDPVGFFYPVQKSRAEVFAFIESELKDIDAGLVASKQNEYGRVDKTAAKFLLAQIYLNSKVYTGTDRNNEAATVCKDIIDNSQYTFANIPYKNLFSADNNRNGAQNEFIFPVVSDGNAIRATGGGMSFILHASIGGSMDAAAQGMNGGWAGIRTRREFVSLFPDATATADKRGTFYTKGQNLDIARVDIFTEGYAVTKYTNVNSDGTAAQRNDIPDTDFPMYRLSDVYLMYAEATVRGASAGNIGTAVGYVNKIRTRAGATTIAASDLTLDFILNERGRELFWECHRRTDLIRFGKFTGGSKIWQWKGGVMNGSATDPSRDLMPIPLKTIQANPTLKQNPGY; from the coding sequence ATGAAAATATCATTTAAATATATATCTTATTTTTTCCTATTTATTTTAGGATTAAATATGACGCTTACCTCGTGTACGGACGATTTAAACGTGACACCGAAGGATGATGATGAATTTCTTTCTGAAGCTTTCTATAAGGATCCGGCTTCATACAAACAGGTATTGGCGAAATTATATGCCGGATTGTATGTAGGAGGAAATGATGGTGATGGTGATGCAAATGTACCCGGAAGAAATCCTGATATAGCAGGACTTGGTGGTGATTTTAGTAGTTATTTGAGACTGCTTTTTGTAACACAGGAATTCCCTACTGACGAAGCAATTATCGCATGGGCTGATGGTAATTTACCAAGCTTAAATGGACAGACATGGTCGGCAGATAATGAGTTCTTGTATGGAACTTTCTCCAGAGCATTTTATCACATTAGTGTTGCCAATGAGTTTTTAAGACAAACTACAGATGATAAATTGACTGCCAGAGGAGTTGATGCTAATTTAAAAGCTCAAATAGCTGCATTTAGAGCAGAGGCTCGTTTCTTAAGAGCTTTTTCGTATTACAATCTAATGGACTTGTTTGGGAATGTGCCAATTACAACAGAAAATGACCCTGTAGGATTCTTTTATCCGGTACAGAAATCAAGAGCTGAAGTTTTTGCTTTTATCGAATCGGAGTTAAAAGATATCGATGCTGGTCTGGTAGCCTCTAAGCAAAATGAATATGGAAGAGTAGATAAAACGGCGGCTAAGTTTTTATTAGCACAAATTTATCTGAATTCAAAAGTTTATACAGGAACAGATAGAAATAATGAAGCAGCAACGGTATGTAAAGATATTATTGATAACTCACAATATACTTTTGCTAACATTCCGTACAAAAATTTATTTTCTGCAGATAATAATAGAAACGGAGCTCAAAACGAATTTATTTTCCCTGTTGTAAGTGATGGAAATGCGATTAGAGCTACTGGTGGTGGAATGAGTTTTATACTTCATGCTTCTATTGGTGGTAGTATGGATGCGGCTGCTCAGGGAATGAATGGTGGCTGGGCAGGAATTAGGACTCGCAGAGAATTTGTTAGTCTTTTTCCTGATGCAACTGCAACAGCTGATAAAAGAGGAACTTTTTATACTAAAGGACAAAATTTAGATATTGCCAGAGTGGATATTTTTACCGAAGGATATGCAGTTACTAAATATACGAATGTAAATTCTGATGGAACTGCAGCACAAAGAAATGATATTCCGGATACGGACTTTCCGATGTATAGATTATCAGATGTCTATTTAATGTATGCTGAAGCTACGGTAAGAGGAGCAAGTGCGGGTAACATTGGTACGGCTGTAGGATATGTGAATAAAATTAGAACCAGAGCTGGTGCTACAACAATTGCGGCTTCTGATCTGACACTGGACTTTATCTTAAATGAAAGAGGAAGAGAGTTGTTTTGGGAATGTCACAGGAGAACTGATTTAATTCGTTTTGGAAAATTCACAGGAGGATCTAAGATCTGGCAGTGGAAAGGTGGAGTTATGAATGGTAGCGCTACAGATCCTTCCAGAGATTTGATGCCAATTCCTTTAAAAACAATTCAGGCAAACCCAACTTTAAAACAAAATCCAGGATACTAA